From the Leptospira licerasiae serovar Varillal str. VAR 010 genome, one window contains:
- a CDS encoding TonB-dependent receptor plug domain-containing protein, whose product MKLKKVLIKIAFLAAIAPLDVFAEVTFKARLFSRQKNQGEAKTQVLLFETKKIYKTDAEGYFDAVVPSPGIYTFRILKVEDMQDIKGNVDASGQTVTLYTDSGSDSSVASPKAKVPKGTITVAAERDKPILSRTTIKYEEIKRMPGTFGEPLRALETIPGVVPSAAFGGGANNYVIRGSDPNSNLYLVDDLPILYPFHFDGLSAVVNANLIKSIDVYTGVFPANFNNALGGVIHIDTVDKVDKSQKNLIISAWSSSISYMSPTFGGKGYLIASARVGYLDRFVQGLTSALGADFPEGLRLPRFVDSQVKFVHNFNEHHQISFHSFYSKDDFAANLPAKYQNDPANDSTAAFAGASISSGQGFRTQALRYTWKPIDTFSNRVTLISYDPFTDFNVAFGSIQGKNRASGAYNGVRQDAFWDPNKYFSAEFGTEYRLLNYYSTGSSIIQTDPNNLSPNPYDTQSPDFTTIPTNITAKGAYYNGYLTTKIRLGNLHIEPGARYDYIPYVNNSAFGPRAQASYKFEGIGKGTTIFAGGGNFFRFPLDTRFNKDSGNPHLDFEKVFKYGGGIEQLLEGDYQIKGEIFKQEYTDLIVDDPYITDYVGTNPDPYSRIAQPFIVNKKLNYSNSGTGWSRGYELVLRKNSRPGTRNWFGWITYTWSQTFRNNNIFTPDPGSAPLNTQETQIAAEFYKNSKETLYDYDRTHVINMVFGWRWSQEWQFGARWSYLTSRPFTPIVGDDGGRFSNPANGQTYWVPQYANNPALGEYINSRRLKPYHRLDIRFDRFFNYEWGYINTFLEIVNVYLRENVGGEDFDNTKPYSKTNPSPSPTFGTIPLPGGVIIPFFNIGIEVKF is encoded by the coding sequence ATGAAGTTAAAAAAAGTCCTGATCAAAATCGCTTTTCTCGCGGCAATCGCTCCATTGGATGTGTTTGCAGAAGTAACCTTTAAAGCTAGGCTATTCTCCAGACAAAAAAACCAAGGAGAAGCTAAGACCCAAGTCTTACTCTTTGAAACAAAAAAGATCTATAAAACCGATGCAGAAGGTTACTTTGATGCTGTAGTACCTTCTCCAGGTATTTATACTTTCCGTATCTTAAAAGTAGAAGATATGCAGGATATCAAAGGTAACGTGGACGCTTCCGGTCAAACAGTTACTCTTTATACTGACTCAGGCTCGGATTCTTCCGTGGCTTCCCCCAAGGCAAAGGTCCCGAAGGGAACAATCACGGTCGCTGCAGAAAGAGATAAACCTATTCTTTCCAGGACCACGATCAAATACGAAGAGATCAAAAGGATGCCTGGGACTTTCGGAGAACCGTTACGCGCCTTGGAAACGATCCCAGGTGTGGTTCCATCCGCGGCATTTGGCGGTGGCGCAAACAATTATGTGATCCGGGGTTCCGATCCGAACTCGAACTTATATTTAGTGGATGATCTTCCTATTCTTTATCCGTTCCACTTCGACGGATTGAGCGCGGTAGTAAACGCAAACCTGATCAAGTCGATCGATGTGTATACCGGTGTTTTCCCTGCAAACTTCAATAACGCGTTAGGCGGGGTTATTCATATCGATACGGTAGACAAGGTAGACAAGTCCCAGAAAAACCTGATCATCTCGGCTTGGTCCAGCAGCATCAGCTATATGAGCCCCACTTTCGGCGGCAAAGGTTATTTGATCGCTTCCGCTCGTGTAGGATATTTGGATAGATTTGTACAAGGTTTAACTTCCGCTTTAGGCGCTGACTTTCCGGAAGGACTTAGACTTCCAAGATTTGTGGACTCTCAAGTAAAGTTCGTCCATAATTTTAACGAACATCACCAAATCTCTTTCCATTCCTTTTATTCCAAAGATGACTTTGCGGCAAATCTTCCTGCGAAATACCAGAACGACCCTGCCAATGATTCGACTGCTGCATTTGCAGGCGCAAGCATTTCCTCCGGGCAAGGATTCCGGACCCAAGCATTACGCTATACTTGGAAACCGATCGATACCTTCTCCAATCGTGTAACACTCATCAGTTACGATCCGTTTACCGACTTTAACGTTGCATTCGGTTCCATCCAAGGAAAGAACAGAGCTAGCGGTGCATATAACGGCGTACGTCAGGATGCCTTCTGGGATCCGAATAAGTATTTCAGCGCTGAGTTCGGAACAGAATACAGGTTATTGAATTATTATTCTACCGGTTCCAGTATCATCCAAACAGATCCGAACAATTTAAGCCCCAACCCATACGATACCCAAAGTCCCGACTTTACTACCATTCCTACCAATATCACTGCAAAGGGAGCTTACTATAACGGTTATCTTACTACCAAGATCCGTTTAGGAAATCTGCATATTGAACCGGGAGCACGTTACGACTATATTCCGTACGTAAATAACAGTGCATTCGGGCCTAGAGCACAGGCATCTTATAAATTCGAAGGTATCGGAAAAGGAACTACCATCTTCGCTGGTGGAGGTAATTTTTTCCGCTTCCCTCTGGATACTAGATTCAACAAAGACAGCGGGAACCCTCACTTGGATTTCGAAAAGGTATTCAAGTACGGTGGAGGGATAGAACAATTACTAGAAGGGGATTACCAGATCAAAGGAGAGATATTCAAACAAGAATATACCGACCTTATCGTGGACGACCCTTATATCACCGACTACGTTGGAACAAATCCGGACCCATATTCCAGGATCGCTCAACCTTTTATCGTAAACAAAAAGTTGAACTACTCCAATAGCGGAACCGGTTGGTCCAGAGGTTACGAATTAGTACTTCGCAAGAACTCTCGCCCAGGAACTAGGAATTGGTTCGGTTGGATTACCTACACATGGTCCCAAACATTCAGAAATAATAATATATTCACTCCTGATCCGGGCTCTGCACCTTTGAATACCCAGGAGACCCAGATCGCCGCTGAGTTTTATAAGAATTCTAAAGAGACATTATACGACTACGACAGGACCCATGTGATCAATATGGTATTCGGTTGGAGATGGAGCCAAGAATGGCAGTTCGGCGCCAGATGGTCCTACCTGACCAGCAGGCCGTTTACACCTATCGTGGGTGATGATGGGGGAAGGTTTAGTAACCCTGCAAACGGCCAAACCTATTGGGTCCCTCAATATGCCAATAACCCTGCCCTGGGAGAATATATCAATAGTCGTAGATTAAAGCCTTATCATCGACTTGACATCCGTTTCGATAGATTTTTCAATTATGAATGGGGGTATATCAATACCTTCTTGGAGATAGTAAACGTATACCTGAGAGAGAACGTGGGTGGAGAGGATTTCGACAATACGAAACCTTATTCCAAAACGAACCCAAGTCCTAGCCCGACATTCGGAACAATTCCTTTGCCGGGTGGCGTGATCATTCCGTTCTTCAATATTGGTATCGAGGTGAAGTTCTAA
- a CDS encoding MotA/TolQ/ExbB proton channel family protein yields MSFENAIGYMETAIFVIMAIASVLAVAVVVERAIIFVKNTKDSAFVLPEIIQTARKGDLSGAPKFSENYPENVYARFADFSSEHSKGGKESLGELMEGKMIGERVGFETRLSILNTLGNNAPFIGLLGTVFGVISAFYKLGTLGNAAGEVVMRTISQALLATAVGLAVAIPVVMANNYFTRKLKIIQSNLEILSKEFLASLSRKG; encoded by the coding sequence ATGAGTTTTGAAAATGCTATCGGGTACATGGAAACGGCAATCTTTGTGATCATGGCGATCGCGAGTGTTCTTGCAGTAGCTGTTGTAGTAGAAAGAGCGATCATATTCGTTAAAAATACGAAAGACTCCGCCTTCGTATTGCCTGAAATCATCCAAACCGCAAGAAAGGGAGATCTTTCCGGAGCTCCTAAATTTTCAGAAAATTATCCGGAGAATGTGTATGCAAGATTCGCTGACTTCTCCTCCGAACATTCCAAAGGCGGAAAAGAAAGCCTGGGCGAATTGATGGAAGGAAAAATGATCGGAGAAAGAGTCGGCTTCGAGACAAGACTCTCCATTCTAAACACATTGGGAAATAACGCTCCATTTATCGGACTATTGGGAACGGTATTCGGAGTAATCAGCGCATTCTATAAATTAGGGACTCTGGGAAACGCTGCAGGAGAAGTGGTAATGAGAACCATTTCACAAGCGTTACTCGCAACTGCTGTAGGTCTTGCAGTCGCAATTCCAGTAGTAATGGCAAATAACTACTTCACCAGAAAATTGAAAATCATCCAATCTAATCTGGAAATTCTTTCTAAAGAGTTTTTAGCAAGTCTGTCCCGGAAAGGTTAA
- a CDS encoding ExbD/TolR family protein, with product MAGQSSSGDGEEIGSINITPMVDVILVLLVIFMVTANFLKKESININLPKADAVDANLAKTVQVALSKDGKIFLEGNETDFPRLEAQLQREAKIRPNMRITLSADSSLPYGKIAETMGKIKKAGVHQIALSVKR from the coding sequence ATGGCAGGTCAAAGTTCTTCCGGCGACGGAGAAGAAATCGGCAGTATTAATATCACTCCGATGGTGGACGTTATTTTAGTTCTATTGGTGATCTTTATGGTTACTGCAAACTTTTTAAAAAAAGAATCCATCAATATCAATCTTCCTAAAGCGGACGCAGTGGATGCGAATTTAGCTAAAACCGTTCAAGTAGCATTGTCTAAAGACGGAAAAATTTTCTTAGAAGGGAACGAAACAGATTTCCCAAGACTCGAAGCTCAATTGCAGCGAGAAGCCAAGATCCGCCCGAACATGAGGATCACGTTATCCGCTGATTCTTCCCTTCCTTACGGCAAAATAGCGGAGACTATGGGAAAGATCAAAAAGGCCGGCGTGCACCAAATCGCATTATCCGTTAAAAGGTGA
- a CDS encoding energy transducer TonB, producing MNPTLEKVKTDVIQKLKELSLWEICVYGSLAFHLFLFLTYYYVTHKEKEFVDSEQLEMNVEVDIQDIPPELIGGETSPTHKDPNEWVEGSNEEGKDPDPNEIKENEISGEGTDKDGFLFAFYGDKAPTPIIDFSLRDYFPENARAQGISDAMIYLEVQVDEKGNLINAKVIKSSIRGYGFEEAAVKVIRLARWSPGYAKGRPTRMNHRVPVHFELDDN from the coding sequence ATGAACCCTACTCTGGAAAAAGTAAAGACTGACGTAATCCAAAAACTCAAAGAACTTTCTCTTTGGGAGATTTGTGTTTACGGATCACTTGCTTTTCACCTATTTCTGTTCTTAACATATTACTACGTCACTCACAAAGAAAAAGAATTCGTAGATTCAGAACAATTGGAGATGAACGTAGAAGTTGATATCCAAGATATTCCTCCTGAATTGATCGGAGGAGAAACTTCTCCCACTCATAAAGATCCGAACGAATGGGTAGAAGGTTCTAACGAAGAGGGAAAAGACCCGGATCCGAATGAGATCAAAGAGAACGAGATCAGCGGGGAAGGTACCGACAAAGACGGATTCCTATTCGCTTTTTACGGAGACAAGGCCCCTACTCCTATCATCGACTTTTCTTTGAGAGATTATTTTCCGGAGAATGCTCGAGCACAAGGGATCTCTGACGCAATGATCTACTTGGAAGTGCAAGTGGATGAGAAAGGAAATCTGATCAATGCAAAGGTGATCAAATCTTCCATTCGAGGATACGGTTTCGAAGAGGCAGCAGTCAAAGTAATACGACTGGCTCGTTGGAGTCCCGGTTACGCCAAAGGAAGACCCACTCGTATGAACCACAGAGTTCCGGTCCATTTCGAGCTGGACGATAACTAA
- a CDS encoding LIC_20196 family exoprotein: MQRRFVSVLFVLILLFISPISALTPPPSLESQVNSSDFIALAKLSNVKESKISSNSISVTANVEILKSLKGGKELPQKFDIAFLIFPELFGKWLKAAPQEGEYILFLIKKKVKDSKGTESEIIGLYEPHPYAFREYNKQLEENILSLIKN, translated from the coding sequence ATGCAGAGACGTTTCGTATCGGTCCTATTCGTACTGATCCTATTATTCATTTCGCCAATTTCAGCATTAACACCTCCTCCTAGCCTGGAATCTCAGGTGAATTCTTCCGACTTTATCGCTTTGGCAAAACTTTCCAACGTAAAAGAAAGTAAGATCTCTTCCAATTCCATATCCGTAACAGCGAATGTGGAAATCCTTAAATCCCTGAAGGGAGGCAAGGAACTCCCACAGAAATTCGATATCGCATTTCTGATCTTTCCCGAATTATTCGGAAAATGGCTAAAGGCTGCTCCACAAGAAGGAGAATATATACTTTTTTTAATTAAGAAAAAGGTAAAGGACAGCAAGGGAACGGAATCCGAGATCATCGGCCTATACGAGCCCCATCCTTACGCTTTCAGAGAATACAACAAACAACTAGAAGAAAACATTTTATCTTTAATTAAGAACTAA
- a CDS encoding C1 family peptidase, which produces MKPNLRLLSALLLLLSTTGLFSQTPPGLGMKQEPAELLASLKEANPNRISHRGLSSSVDLSQYMPPVGDQGQQSSCVAWSTAYATKSFQEYMERKDRGWKLSDPSGTPNYSNIFSPAFIYNQINGGRDNGSLISDAMRLVVEKGAAPWSSMPYNERDYLARPPQDAFNVASSYKAKEFLRVRQTDPNELKNQLALGRPVVAGILVYENFMSLKGKEVYKEGVGKTYGGHAIAIVGYDDSKGAFKFINSWSTQWGDNGYGYIDYRWFTKVCQSAFVLVDDVTPATTTNTTTTTPSTDVKPVPPEKVKPTAPKEIAATQGSFSDKVVLTWASVPLAIGYEIHRKGPGDSSFSKVGLSQTNGFTDDGIQKDIAYSYKVATLTDTDSSDLSDGEAIGYAKTEEAKAPPKVVGVKASQGQYPNKIDLVWESISGVTDYYVYKWNSNQKKYLSVGRVKNTNYTDNAAAKNGVTEFYVIAAISNGKTGDASDAASGYTMKSEAKPPKPFGLTATKGLYNSKIEVQWQKVSGASKYLVYRYDVSGLFGGGAWSKVGEEAKEAFIDEKLNGQYAFYAVAAVNKDGQSGPFSDYAYGYIDPNKHRAAKLPSPTNLKGALDTKTGKISLKWDSVKGANEYYVYRKKRGASSWDFISGTNEKTTNFTADVPEKEILYLYSVTSKTDLGGESDKATPVSAVLSQAKPAKVMRSFGGDSSLEKFKGPWTAMSWDGSKGVNQVLLEIESQDNVNYVVKFNKQKIFEGRYVENSPIIDKEGKFRIEIENAGDALQVTLKDNGIINQKATLNFLKE; this is translated from the coding sequence ATGAAACCGAACTTACGTTTATTATCCGCTCTATTACTTTTACTCTCTACAACCGGTCTATTCTCCCAAACCCCTCCCGGCCTGGGAATGAAACAAGAACCTGCGGAACTTTTGGCTTCCCTTAAAGAAGCGAATCCAAATCGGATCTCTCACAGAGGGCTCTCTTCTTCTGTGGATCTATCCCAATACATGCCTCCAGTAGGAGACCAGGGCCAACAGAGTTCTTGTGTGGCTTGGTCTACTGCTTACGCCACTAAGTCTTTTCAGGAATATATGGAAAGAAAGGACAGAGGTTGGAAATTGAGCGATCCTTCGGGTACTCCAAACTACTCCAATATTTTTTCACCTGCCTTCATCTATAACCAGATCAATGGAGGAAGAGATAACGGTTCATTGATCTCAGATGCGATGAGATTGGTAGTGGAAAAAGGAGCCGCCCCTTGGTCTTCTATGCCATACAATGAAAGAGATTATTTGGCTCGCCCGCCTCAAGATGCATTTAATGTTGCTTCTTCTTATAAAGCAAAAGAGTTCTTAAGAGTTAGACAAACGGATCCAAACGAACTAAAAAACCAGCTCGCTCTCGGAAGGCCTGTTGTAGCGGGGATTCTAGTTTACGAAAACTTTATGAGCTTAAAAGGAAAAGAAGTATATAAAGAAGGAGTCGGGAAAACCTACGGAGGACACGCGATCGCGATCGTAGGTTACGATGATTCCAAAGGTGCGTTCAAGTTTATCAACTCCTGGTCCACTCAATGGGGAGATAATGGTTACGGTTATATAGATTACAGATGGTTCACCAAGGTTTGCCAATCCGCTTTCGTTCTTGTGGATGATGTGACACCCGCAACTACAACGAACACAACCACTACTACACCTTCTACGGATGTAAAACCTGTACCTCCTGAAAAAGTAAAGCCGACCGCTCCCAAAGAGATCGCGGCTACCCAAGGTTCTTTTTCGGATAAGGTAGTGTTGACCTGGGCCTCCGTTCCACTCGCGATCGGATACGAGATCCACAGAAAGGGCCCCGGAGATTCTTCCTTTTCTAAGGTTGGACTTTCGCAAACAAACGGATTTACGGACGACGGGATCCAAAAGGATATTGCCTACTCATATAAAGTTGCAACTTTAACGGATACTGATTCTTCCGATCTATCCGATGGAGAAGCAATCGGATATGCAAAAACGGAAGAGGCAAAAGCTCCGCCGAAAGTAGTGGGAGTTAAGGCAAGCCAAGGGCAATATCCGAATAAGATCGATCTAGTTTGGGAGTCTATTAGCGGTGTTACAGATTACTATGTATACAAGTGGAACTCCAACCAGAAAAAATATCTATCCGTCGGAAGAGTGAAAAATACGAACTACACTGACAATGCGGCCGCCAAGAATGGAGTAACTGAATTTTATGTAATCGCCGCAATCAGCAACGGCAAAACCGGGGATGCCTCCGATGCAGCTTCAGGTTATACTATGAAGTCGGAAGCGAAACCTCCTAAACCTTTCGGACTTACCGCTACAAAAGGATTATATAATAGTAAAATAGAAGTTCAATGGCAAAAGGTTTCAGGAGCTTCTAAATATCTGGTCTATCGTTACGATGTAAGCGGACTTTTTGGTGGAGGCGCTTGGTCCAAAGTTGGAGAAGAGGCAAAAGAAGCATTCATTGACGAAAAGTTAAATGGTCAATATGCATTCTATGCAGTCGCGGCAGTGAATAAGGACGGACAATCCGGACCGTTCTCCGATTACGCGTATGGATATATAGATCCAAACAAACATAGGGCGGCAAAACTTCCTAGTCCTACAAACCTAAAGGGAGCGCTCGACACCAAGACCGGAAAAATTTCCTTAAAATGGGACTCCGTAAAAGGAGCCAATGAATACTATGTGTATCGCAAAAAAAGAGGAGCTTCTTCTTGGGATTTCATTTCAGGGACCAATGAAAAGACTACCAATTTTACTGCAGATGTTCCCGAAAAAGAAATTTTGTATCTGTATTCGGTGACTTCCAAAACGGATCTGGGAGGAGAAAGCGATAAGGCCACACCGGTTTCCGCAGTACTTTCCCAAGCAAAACCAGCTAAGGTAATGCGCTCATTCGGAGGAGATTCTAGTTTAGAAAAATTTAAAGGACCTTGGACTGCGATGTCATGGGACGGCTCCAAAGGTGTAAACCAAGTTCTGCTCGAAATTGAAAGCCAAGATAATGTGAATTATGTTGTGAAGTTCAATAAACAGAAAATTTTCGAAGGGAGATATGTGGAAAACAGCCCTATCATCGATAAGGAAGGCAAATTCCGAATTGAGATCGAAAACGCCGGGGATGCTTTGCAGGTTACTTTGAAAGATAACGGGATCATCAATCAAAAAGCGACCCTGAACTTTTTGAAAGAGTAA
- a CDS encoding EAL domain-containing protein translates to MPINVANEMTDAYNLKLRSFDMGDLEQFKTVFINENRGKPIFLLRFQNISTVSLVEFIQLIPQRIADIEPSHRELFRYYAYGDKKNLLIGVSPLDNSGPISLANFDAAMGRFHDQAIRTGTLNFDFGIGRTQCNFISYVEEIFRELETSSLKNLKDNLVRWSWTYLNRVNDYFASERADAVIQPIIHYNHRDHTFSMKGGEVFVGGEAYAGYADLIRDIPHDQDLNRIELLILEKLIMSCNGSPGLLKFNISPQTLIDTFDTDEKVTRFHELLLKQNLNPQNVRMELIEKPYEEGEATLKSVCRRFWNFGISFAADDFGVKSQSHQVVLDLGEMIKEFKLDPISFKFKADQDLTKFLDNLAFIDYCRRLSDNREAIITAEALEDIDSLNFLITHQVYYFQANLFCKKIWIQDYQERFKEMQKLPETAVTKILSSSELTQRLKEVGNIFVLAKDVDLF, encoded by the coding sequence ATGCCGATTAATGTCGCAAACGAAATGACCGATGCTTATAACTTAAAATTAAGATCCTTTGACATGGGGGATCTAGAACAGTTTAAGACGGTATTCATCAATGAAAATCGAGGAAAGCCAATCTTCCTCCTTAGATTTCAAAATATTTCCACAGTTTCCCTAGTAGAATTCATACAATTGATCCCTCAAAGGATCGCAGATATAGAGCCTTCTCATCGTGAACTATTTCGTTACTATGCTTACGGTGATAAAAAAAATCTGCTGATCGGCGTTTCTCCTTTAGATAATTCAGGACCGATCAGCCTTGCTAATTTTGATGCTGCCATGGGTAGGTTCCATGACCAAGCGATCCGAACCGGGACTCTTAATTTTGATTTCGGGATCGGTAGGACTCAGTGTAATTTTATTTCCTATGTAGAAGAGATCTTCCGAGAACTGGAAACTTCTTCTTTAAAGAATCTAAAGGACAATCTAGTTCGTTGGAGTTGGACTTATCTAAATCGTGTAAACGATTACTTTGCGAGCGAACGTGCTGATGCGGTTATCCAGCCGATCATTCATTATAATCATAGGGACCATACTTTCTCTATGAAAGGTGGAGAAGTTTTCGTAGGTGGAGAGGCTTATGCCGGATATGCGGATTTGATCCGAGACATTCCTCACGACCAAGACCTGAACAGGATAGAACTTTTGATCTTAGAAAAGTTGATCATGTCCTGCAACGGTTCTCCCGGACTTCTGAAATTTAATATTTCTCCTCAAACTCTTATTGATACGTTCGATACGGACGAAAAAGTCACTCGCTTTCATGAACTTCTTCTGAAACAAAACCTGAATCCTCAAAATGTACGTATGGAGCTGATCGAAAAACCGTATGAAGAAGGAGAGGCAACTCTCAAGTCCGTATGTAGAAGGTTCTGGAATTTTGGGATCAGTTTCGCCGCTGACGACTTCGGAGTAAAAAGCCAAAGCCACCAGGTAGTCTTGGACCTGGGAGAGATGATCAAAGAATTCAAACTGGATCCTATCAGTTTTAAATTCAAAGCAGACCAGGACTTGACCAAGTTTTTGGACAATCTCGCATTCATAGATTATTGTAGAAGACTTTCCGATAACAGGGAAGCGATCATCACTGCGGAAGCATTAGAAGATATTGATTCTTTAAACTTCTTGATCACCCACCAAGTGTATTATTTCCAAGCCAATCTATTCTGTAAAAAGATCTGGATCCAAGACTACCAAGAACGTTTTAAAGAAATGCAAAAACTTCCGGAGACCGCAGTCACTAAGATCCTGAGTTCGTCCGAGCTTACTCAAAGATTGAAAGAAGTCGGAAATATTTTCGTTCTAGCTAAAGATGTAGATTTATTTTAG